A section of the Roseivirga sp. BDSF3-8 genome encodes:
- a CDS encoding SpoIIE family protein phosphatase — MLQRRYTQFTHSLLIFLLALAAHQASGQYYYFRPVTVADGLPQTQSEVIFEDSRGFLWIGSYEGGLSRYDGYSYKTYTMRDGLVYNSIKDLDETSKGELIVGTGQGVSIFNGQTFTTLLDKVIVSELQVDSQDNIWIVSSSGLIRLRAQNNYSPEYYPPFKGRPLRALYIDSPNKTLWTGGTDSLFQMPLDAPFEPSPVHTGYITPGGNSENVEFQEITMSPEGNLWVALPAYGLYEFRSGTFSPMFEEELKGVQPHKIIYGSDSSLWIPTYQQGIFQYEKGKLYNFHQQNGLSNNHVRDLTVTSEGEVWICTSAGISRFNGKLFTHITEEQGLKNNLVWDLDIIGDRLYITHFDGISYLDNNRLVNLDQNGYSQSGGTDLYVTEEIILAGSRQGLYICEDPEAENPQFRQVPFYTSEPFFQVICSKDKQRIYAVLNGYTLVQFDWDDKEHELSNPGKLVSFPEEINDIREDEYGRIWVAHDLGLSIVHPDSGTFSHILEGQPLNQILPLEPNTFILASSGHGLFFMKVNNVKNPKDHILTSVSKQDGLASDNIYSIILSGDSVLWLGTENGINKLKLPYQKLEQVRHYAGDEGFTAIEANHKAVTTDENGNIWWGTIRGVTKYNPVYAGEASTPPDVLLTRLDLFYREADWTNYADDVSSWFSLPEDLTLPHDQNHLTFHYTAPQLAGSRKVRYAYRLEGLEDEWSPATAKREAVYANIPPGKYRFVVKATLEGTAWNDSPATFSFIIRKPFYTTWWFIGIALGTLGMVAFTYTRRKLRKVEESRDLLARKVKERTAEIEEQKDELEKQNYQITSSISYAKRIQEAILPSQNDLKGELSESFIFYKPRDIVSGDFYWTHRKGDIVYLAVVDCTGHGVPGAFMSMIGYNQLNTAINTNTRPSPVDILEHMDREVMAALRQDDLTQETQDGMDVALVMLDTASKTLTFAGARRPLYLVCDGEMKEIKGSRNSIGGSIESGSKRYEQHTLPYDDGCMMYMSSDGFADQFGGPADRKFMTGRFKKLLTSLAALPVDSQQQNMAQAFEEWIRENEQTDDVLVLGVKLS, encoded by the coding sequence GTGCTCCAAAGAAGGTATACCCAATTTACTCATTCTCTGCTGATATTCCTGCTGGCACTGGCCGCCCACCAGGCATCAGGTCAATACTACTACTTCAGACCGGTTACTGTAGCCGATGGTCTTCCTCAAACCCAGAGCGAGGTCATATTCGAAGATTCAAGAGGGTTTCTATGGATTGGCTCTTATGAAGGCGGGCTGAGCCGGTATGACGGTTATTCCTATAAAACCTATACCATGAGAGATGGCCTGGTGTATAACTCCATAAAAGACCTGGACGAAACCAGCAAGGGTGAGCTTATCGTAGGTACCGGACAAGGGGTGTCTATTTTTAATGGTCAGACCTTTACTACCCTGCTGGATAAGGTCATCGTAAGCGAATTACAGGTAGACAGCCAGGACAATATATGGATCGTATCTTCATCCGGCCTGATACGCCTTCGTGCACAGAATAATTATTCCCCTGAGTATTACCCCCCATTTAAAGGCAGGCCTCTGAGGGCTTTATATATTGATAGCCCCAATAAAACATTATGGACCGGCGGAACGGATTCCCTATTTCAAATGCCGCTTGATGCCCCCTTCGAGCCAAGCCCCGTGCACACAGGTTATATTACTCCCGGGGGCAATAGTGAAAATGTGGAGTTTCAGGAAATAACCATGAGCCCGGAGGGTAACCTCTGGGTGGCTCTCCCTGCCTATGGATTATACGAGTTCAGGAGTGGTACGTTCAGCCCCATGTTCGAAGAGGAACTGAAAGGTGTGCAGCCTCATAAAATCATATATGGAAGTGACAGCAGCCTCTGGATACCCACTTATCAACAAGGTATTTTTCAGTATGAAAAGGGAAAGCTCTATAATTTCCATCAACAGAATGGTCTCTCGAATAACCATGTCCGGGACCTCACTGTAACCTCAGAGGGGGAAGTCTGGATATGTACCTCAGCAGGTATAAGCCGCTTCAACGGCAAGCTGTTCACACACATAACAGAAGAACAAGGACTAAAGAACAACCTCGTCTGGGACTTAGATATAATAGGGGACCGACTCTATATCACTCATTTCGACGGTATCAGTTACCTGGACAACAACAGACTGGTAAACCTGGATCAGAATGGTTATAGCCAATCGGGAGGAACGGACCTGTATGTAACCGAAGAGATCATTCTGGCCGGTTCAAGGCAGGGCCTGTATATCTGTGAAGACCCGGAGGCTGAGAACCCACAATTCCGACAGGTGCCTTTTTATACTTCCGAGCCCTTCTTTCAGGTAATATGCTCTAAAGACAAGCAGCGGATATATGCCGTATTGAATGGCTATACTCTGGTTCAATTTGACTGGGATGATAAAGAACATGAGCTTTCTAACCCCGGAAAACTGGTGAGCTTCCCTGAAGAAATTAATGATATACGGGAAGATGAGTATGGCAGGATCTGGGTAGCCCACGACCTTGGTTTATCTATTGTACACCCCGATTCCGGTACGTTCTCTCACATACTAGAGGGGCAGCCATTAAACCAAATACTCCCGCTTGAGCCAAACACCTTTATACTTGCCAGCTCAGGTCATGGTCTGTTCTTCATGAAGGTGAATAATGTAAAAAATCCAAAAGATCATATATTAACCTCTGTTAGCAAGCAGGATGGACTTGCCAGTGATAATATCTATAGCATAATACTCTCCGGTGATTCGGTTCTCTGGCTAGGGACTGAGAACGGCATAAACAAGTTGAAGCTACCCTATCAGAAGCTTGAGCAAGTCAGGCATTATGCTGGTGACGAGGGCTTTACAGCCATAGAAGCTAATCACAAAGCGGTAACAACAGATGAAAACGGTAACATCTGGTGGGGCACCATAAGGGGAGTCACAAAGTATAACCCCGTTTATGCAGGAGAGGCATCCACACCTCCTGATGTACTACTCACCAGGCTTGACCTGTTTTACAGAGAAGCAGACTGGACGAATTATGCAGATGATGTTTCTAGCTGGTTCAGCCTTCCGGAAGACTTAACACTACCTCATGACCAGAATCACCTGACCTTTCATTATACAGCTCCACAGTTAGCCGGCAGCCGTAAGGTACGTTACGCATACAGGCTGGAAGGATTGGAAGATGAGTGGTCACCTGCTACTGCTAAGCGCGAAGCTGTGTATGCAAATATTCCGCCTGGCAAATACCGGTTCGTAGTGAAAGCTACCCTTGAGGGCACTGCGTGGAATGACTCGCCGGCCACCTTCTCCTTTATTATCCGAAAGCCCTTTTACACTACCTGGTGGTTTATCGGAATTGCGCTCGGCACACTTGGTATGGTCGCTTTTACCTATACACGGCGTAAACTGAGGAAGGTGGAAGAAAGCCGTGACTTACTGGCCAGAAAAGTAAAGGAAAGAACGGCTGAAATAGAGGAGCAGAAAGATGAGTTAGAAAAGCAAAACTATCAGATCACCAGTAGTATCAGCTACGCAAAGCGTATACAGGAAGCCATTCTGCCCTCCCAAAACGACCTGAAGGGGGAACTTTCAGAGTCATTTATTTTTTACAAGCCCAGAGACATTGTGAGCGGGGACTTCTATTGGACTCATCGCAAGGGTGACATCGTCTACCTGGCAGTAGTTGACTGCACGGGCCACGGTGTACCCGGTGCATTTATGTCTATGATTGGGTACAATCAGCTTAATACGGCCATAAATACCAATACCCGTCCATCACCCGTTGATATACTGGAACATATGGACCGCGAGGTAATGGCTGCTCTCAGGCAGGATGATTTGACTCAGGAGACCCAGGACGGCATGGATGTGGCACTTGTTATGCTGGACACTGCGTCCAAAACACTAACCTTTGCCGGGGCCAGAAGGCCCTTATACCTCGTATGTGATGGGGAAATGAAGGAAATAAAGGGGAGTCGAAACTCCATAGGAGGAAGCATAGAATCCGGTAGTAAAAGGTACGAACAGCATACGCTACCTTATGATGATGGATGTATGATGTATATGTCATCAGATGGTTTTGCTGACCAGTTTGGCGGGCCAGCAGACAGGAAATTTATGACTGGCCGGTTCAAGAAGCTACTCACCTCTCTTGCTGCCCTGCCTGTTGACAGCCAGCAGCAGAATATGGCCCAAGCCTTTGAAGAATGGATACGTGAAAACGAACAGACTGATGATGTGCTTGTGCTTGGCGTGAAACTCTCATAA
- a CDS encoding WG repeat-containing protein, whose amino-acid sequence MPLVLKTIILSFCLSLFTLGANATEYSVFVKNNLKGLVDNEGNEIIPAEYDDIGWSRGSTHVVGRVIGYRKRNNWGLISTKNEKLTRAIYSYLVPFDKQLIIAGIRKDGTNRSTYFLINESGKPVSKQRYDYLAAAGNRLIAANNRGRGQLFGLVDAKQRTLISLQFSDISYLGASRYAVTTQPNAVALYDADGNDLTGPSFQFINPFDGTLAEAAKDGKLGQIDTGGNIVIPFAYRRMKPGENTGMPFPEWKLLTGQNELLATVKYDSVIPAGKNLYRARSLKGELIMNGSGKALTDYCSCHIASVYPEYALVRRDDKYGLLDREGTWVLPPSYDSLIVGKDFYLASSTTATRLTQWHMLDESGKELSEYGYQTMIYSESGLIPVKRRNLWGYIDRKGKEVIPAIYQKVEPYRFDMAVVDYMGAQGVIDRDGEWVISPKEGRVDILSENRFLVKTRWGNHICDRHRRPVYETEQQLSPFDSLHLLATTDEGKVGLLDFSGNMVLSTMYDAVSPLMQDTVYIFDKGEKRGLLSKSGKVMIPIENEFEEFHDMHDDFFGVRIGGKYGFVDVNGDLRIANRYDSIGHFTEGMAPIKLLGRWGYVDKIERLLVQPLYDEAYPFHDGMAIIKMKGKYGMINKEGDRVIEAKYDEIHRGPSGRIVVRLGDRYGLFSSSGETLIIPKYEKITDLPGEYVIIRRHGKYGVTTKAGRSTIPPIYDTITYDDINEIFLAVTEPEWENLPNQEGE is encoded by the coding sequence ATGCCTCTGGTATTGAAGACTATCATTTTATCTTTCTGTTTAAGCCTGTTTACACTGGGAGCTAATGCTACAGAATACTCAGTATTTGTAAAGAATAATCTGAAAGGACTGGTAGATAATGAAGGAAATGAGATCATACCTGCCGAGTATGATGACATCGGATGGTCCAGGGGGTCAACGCATGTGGTAGGAAGGGTAATCGGCTATAGAAAGCGTAACAACTGGGGACTGATCAGTACTAAAAATGAAAAGCTTACCCGGGCAATTTACAGTTACCTGGTGCCGTTTGATAAGCAGTTAATTATTGCCGGTATCAGAAAAGACGGCACTAACCGCTCTACTTATTTCCTTATAAATGAAAGCGGCAAGCCTGTAAGTAAACAGCGATACGACTACCTGGCCGCTGCGGGAAATCGGCTGATCGCCGCAAATAACAGAGGGAGAGGACAGCTATTCGGCTTGGTAGATGCCAAACAGAGAACCCTTATCTCTTTACAATTTTCTGATATCAGTTACCTCGGGGCCTCTCGTTATGCAGTAACAACTCAACCAAATGCGGTAGCACTCTATGATGCTGACGGAAATGACCTGACAGGCCCATCCTTTCAGTTTATCAACCCATTCGACGGTACACTGGCCGAAGCAGCAAAAGATGGAAAATTAGGTCAGATAGATACCGGCGGAAACATTGTAATTCCCTTTGCTTACCGCCGCATGAAACCTGGAGAAAATACAGGCATGCCCTTTCCTGAGTGGAAACTGCTAACCGGACAAAATGAGCTACTGGCTACCGTCAAATACGACTCTGTAATACCAGCAGGCAAAAACCTTTACCGTGCAAGAAGTCTTAAAGGAGAGTTAATCATGAACGGTAGTGGCAAGGCCCTTACAGATTATTGCTCCTGTCACATAGCCAGCGTATATCCGGAATATGCTTTGGTCAGACGCGATGATAAATATGGGCTGCTGGACCGGGAGGGTACCTGGGTGCTTCCTCCATCATATGATTCCCTCATAGTTGGCAAGGATTTTTATCTTGCCTCATCCACCACGGCCACCCGCCTTACCCAGTGGCATATGCTGGACGAATCAGGCAAAGAGTTATCCGAGTATGGGTACCAGACGATGATTTATTCCGAAAGCGGCCTTATACCGGTAAAAAGACGCAACCTGTGGGGCTATATAGACCGGAAAGGCAAGGAAGTGATCCCCGCTATTTACCAGAAAGTGGAGCCCTATCGCTTTGACATGGCCGTAGTGGACTATATGGGGGCACAGGGAGTGATCGATCGCGACGGCGAATGGGTCATTTCTCCCAAAGAAGGCCGTGTGGACATCCTTTCTGAAAATCGCTTTTTAGTAAAAACCCGATGGGGGAATCACATCTGTGATCGGCATCGCAGACCAGTCTATGAGACAGAGCAGCAACTGAGCCCTTTTGACAGCCTGCATTTGCTGGCCACTACTGATGAGGGAAAAGTTGGCTTGCTCGACTTTTCCGGAAACATGGTTCTATCCACCATGTATGATGCGGTGTCACCGCTGATGCAGGATACGGTATATATATTTGATAAAGGGGAAAAGCGTGGCCTGCTTAGTAAAAGCGGAAAAGTGATGATTCCCATCGAAAATGAGTTCGAAGAGTTTCATGACATGCACGATGACTTCTTCGGCGTGCGAATAGGCGGAAAGTATGGTTTCGTCGATGTAAATGGTGATCTGCGTATCGCTAACAGATACGACAGCATTGGCCACTTTACGGAAGGCATGGCTCCTATCAAGCTACTGGGTCGCTGGGGGTATGTAGACAAAATCGAACGCTTGCTGGTCCAGCCGCTTTATGATGAGGCTTACCCCTTTCATGATGGGATGGCCATTATCAAAATGAAAGGCAAATATGGAATGATCAATAAAGAAGGTGACCGCGTCATAGAGGCTAAATATGATGAGATCCATCGTGGACCCAGTGGCAGAATCGTCGTACGTCTGGGTGACCGTTACGGCCTCTTCAGTTCGAGCGGTGAGACTCTTATCATACCTAAATATGAAAAGATCACAGACCTCCCGGGGGAGTATGTGATTATTCGCCGCCATGGTAAGTATGGTGTTACGACAAAAGCAGGCCGTAGTACCATCCCCCCCATTTATGATACCATCACTTATGATGACATTAATGAAATATTCCTCGCTGTCACTGAGCCTGAGTGGGAAAACCTGCCCAATCAGGAGGGTGAGTAA
- a CDS encoding IS110 family transposase — protein sequence MTIIKQCVGIDISQTTFAVCICFLEDTHDHHFSETRHFKNDKSGFNQLLRWVRKQCKSSVETVYLMEATGVYYENLAYHLHKLKQTVHVVLPNTSKHYFSSLNIKTKTDALDAKILSRFGVERKHKIWAPPSPVLLELRNLTRYYVQLQETKTALNNIKHSKEAAYEVQSIILKSNRSLIKTIDKQIQVCKTSIEKLIANEPQLNAKVRKVLTIKGVGLITVATIIAETLGFEHFKSIRQVVSYAGYDVVERQSGSSIKGKTRISKKGNRYIRNALYFPAMVSCRFNPSLKSTYLRIIQKKPSKMIGQVAIQRKLLALIYTLWKNDSEYIEGYKKEVASAIKTEATLDSSN from the coding sequence ATGACTATCATCAAACAATGTGTCGGTATCGACATCTCCCAGACAACCTTTGCAGTATGCATCTGCTTTTTAGAAGATACTCATGATCATCACTTCAGTGAGACAAGGCATTTCAAGAATGACAAAAGTGGCTTTAATCAACTGCTCCGCTGGGTGCGGAAGCAATGCAAAAGCTCAGTAGAAACAGTGTATTTGATGGAGGCTACAGGGGTTTATTACGAAAACCTTGCCTATCATTTGCATAAGCTAAAGCAGACAGTGCATGTAGTGCTTCCTAATACCTCTAAGCATTACTTTTCAAGCCTCAACATAAAGACTAAAACCGATGCTTTGGATGCAAAGATTCTTAGCCGTTTTGGTGTGGAAAGGAAACATAAGATCTGGGCTCCGCCTTCACCAGTATTGCTGGAACTAAGGAACCTGACTCGTTATTATGTACAGCTCCAGGAAACAAAGACAGCACTCAACAATATCAAACACAGTAAGGAGGCCGCTTATGAGGTACAGTCTATCATATTGAAGAGCAACCGTAGCCTGATCAAGACTATAGATAAGCAAATACAGGTGTGTAAAACGAGTATTGAAAAACTTATCGCCAATGAGCCTCAGCTTAACGCAAAAGTTAGAAAGGTTTTGACTATCAAAGGGGTAGGCCTCATCACAGTTGCAACCATTATTGCCGAAACCCTGGGTTTTGAGCATTTTAAAAGCATCAGGCAAGTGGTAAGCTATGCAGGGTATGATGTGGTAGAAAGGCAGTCAGGGAGCTCTATCAAGGGTAAGACTAGAATATCTAAAAAGGGCAACCGCTATATCAGAAATGCGCTCTACTTCCCTGCTATGGTTAGCTGTAGATTCAACCCAAGCCTAAAATCTACTTACCTGAGAATCATTCAGAAAAAACCATCCAAAATGATTGGCCAGGTAGCCATACAAAGAAAGCTCTTGGCTTTGATCTACACACTTTGGAAGAATGACTCTGAATACATTGAAGGGTACAAAAAAGAAGTAGCTTCAGCTATAAAGACCGAAGCTACACTGGATAGTTCTAACTAG
- the floA gene encoding flotillin-like protein FloA (flotillin-like protein involved in membrane lipid rafts), producing the protein MNLLTLIGIGVVVLLFIYLFFYLIPVSLWITAIFSKVKVSLGSMIGMRFRRVPPRVVVESLITATKAGLHMTTNDLETHYLAGGNVPNVIRALISADKANINLTFKQATAIDLAGRDVFEAVQISVNPKVINTPNVAAVAGDGIQLVAKARVTVRANIERLVGGAGEDTILARVGEGIVTSIGSAGTHKEVLENPDKISRLVLQRGLDAGTAFEILSIDIADVDVGANIGAKLSIDQANADLKVAEAKAEERRAMAVATEQEMKARSQEMRAKVIEAEAEVPKAMAEAFRSGNMGVLDYYKMENIQADTGMRESISKGGEKGNKK; encoded by the coding sequence ATGAACCTATTAACCCTCATTGGAATAGGTGTAGTTGTACTCCTGTTCATCTACCTGTTCTTTTATCTTATCCCTGTAAGCCTCTGGATCACGGCCATATTCAGTAAAGTTAAGGTAAGCCTTGGCTCTATGATAGGTATGCGCTTCCGCCGTGTGCCCCCAAGGGTAGTAGTAGAGTCGCTGATTACTGCTACTAAGGCAGGCCTGCATATGACTACCAATGACCTGGAGACTCACTACCTGGCTGGTGGTAATGTGCCTAATGTCATCAGAGCGCTTATATCTGCAGACAAAGCCAATATCAACCTTACCTTCAAGCAGGCCACAGCCATTGACCTTGCCGGGCGTGATGTATTTGAAGCTGTCCAGATCTCCGTTAACCCCAAGGTGATTAATACACCTAATGTGGCTGCGGTGGCTGGTGATGGCATTCAGCTTGTGGCCAAGGCCCGCGTGACCGTAAGAGCAAATATCGAGCGCCTGGTAGGGGGTGCCGGTGAGGATACCATCCTGGCCAGGGTAGGTGAAGGCATTGTGACCTCAATTGGTTCTGCCGGTACGCACAAGGAAGTACTGGAAAACCCGGATAAGATATCCCGGTTGGTGCTACAGCGTGGCCTGGACGCCGGTACGGCTTTTGAAATTCTTTCCATTGATATTGCCGATGTGGATGTAGGAGCCAATATCGGTGCGAAACTATCCATAGACCAGGCGAATGCTGACTTGAAAGTGGCTGAGGCTAAAGCCGAGGAGCGCCGTGCAATGGCGGTAGCTACGGAGCAGGAAATGAAAGCCAGAAGCCAGGAGATGCGCGCTAAGGTAATTGAGGCAGAAGCAGAAGTACCGAAGGCTATGGCTGAAGCATTTCGTAGTGGCAATATGGGCGTGCTCGATTACTACAAGATGGAGAATATCCAGGCTGATACAGGCATGCGGGAATCCATCTCTAAAGGAGGAGAAAAAGGCAATAAGAAATAA
- a CDS encoding NfeD family protein, which produces MAITIALLIFTGLLLVAVEIFLTPGVGFAGIGGIGALVIAAVFSFMTYGPLVGSLVLMVVLAGVVLAVIYGFRKKTWEKLALKDVNDSRVNEDNKPVITLGEEGQAVSNLRPYGTAEFFGKTYEVRTHSRYVDRGEKIKVIMIDNHTIFVEPVNKNL; this is translated from the coding sequence ATGGCTATAACCATTGCCTTACTCATCTTTACAGGCTTGCTCCTGGTAGCGGTAGAAATTTTTCTGACGCCGGGAGTGGGGTTTGCCGGGATTGGAGGCATAGGTGCGCTGGTCATTGCGGCTGTCTTTTCGTTTATGACTTATGGGCCCCTCGTGGGTTCGCTGGTGCTTATGGTAGTACTTGCCGGTGTGGTGCTGGCAGTTATTTACGGATTCAGGAAAAAGACCTGGGAAAAACTGGCGCTGAAAGATGTGAATGACAGCAGGGTAAATGAAGACAACAAGCCTGTAATCACCCTGGGAGAGGAAGGACAGGCGGTCTCTAACCTGCGACCCTACGGTACGGCGGAGTTTTTCGGTAAGACGTATGAAGTGCGTACCCACAGCCGTTATGTGGACCGCGGCGAAAAGATTAAAGTTATTATGATTGATAACCATACCATATTTGTGGAACCAGTAAACAAGAATTTATGA
- the proS gene encoding proline--tRNA ligase, translated as MSKGITKRSEDYSAWYNELVKKADLAESSAVRGCMVIKPYGFSIWEKMQASLDKMFKDTGHTNAYFPLFIPKSYLSREADHVKGFAKECAVVTHYRLKNAEDGSGVIVDPDAKLEEELIVRPTSETVIWSTYKNWIQSYRDLPLLVNQWANVVRWEMRTRLFLRTAEFLWQEGHTAHATKEEAIEETVKMMNVYATFAEEFMAMPVLRGVKTESERFAGALDTYCIEALMQDGKALQAGTSHFLGQNFAKAFDVKFATKDGGLEHVWGTSWGVSTRLMGALIMAHSDDDGLVLPPKLAPIQVVIVPIYRSEEQAAAISEKANELKKQLQDAGFSVKYDDRDTHKPGFKFAEYEQKGVPVRIAIGPKDLEKNTIEVARRDTKEKSFFSLENDLVAHVKGLMEDIQQNIYKKAFDFREENTRKADTYDEFKALLDEKGGFILAHWDGSAETEEKIKEETKATIRCIPLEAPEEEGACIYSGKPSGRRVVFARAY; from the coding sequence ATGAGTAAGGGAATTACAAAGAGGAGTGAAGATTATTCTGCCTGGTACAATGAACTGGTAAAGAAGGCGGACCTGGCAGAGAGCTCTGCGGTGCGTGGCTGTATGGTTATCAAGCCCTACGGATTTTCTATCTGGGAAAAAATGCAGGCTTCTCTCGACAAGATGTTTAAAGATACAGGGCACACCAATGCCTATTTCCCACTGTTTATTCCTAAATCTTATCTGAGCCGTGAGGCAGACCACGTCAAAGGCTTTGCGAAGGAGTGCGCTGTGGTTACACACTACCGGCTGAAAAACGCCGAGGATGGCAGCGGAGTAATTGTGGACCCGGACGCGAAGCTCGAAGAAGAGCTTATTGTCAGGCCTACCTCTGAAACGGTCATCTGGAGCACCTACAAAAACTGGATTCAGTCTTACCGTGACCTGCCTTTGCTTGTGAACCAATGGGCCAACGTGGTTCGCTGGGAGATGCGCACCCGCTTATTTCTGCGTACGGCTGAGTTTCTGTGGCAAGAGGGGCATACGGCACACGCCACCAAGGAAGAAGCTATAGAAGAGACTGTTAAGATGATGAACGTATATGCTACGTTTGCAGAGGAGTTCATGGCCATGCCTGTATTGCGCGGAGTGAAAACGGAAAGCGAACGCTTTGCCGGTGCCCTGGATACGTATTGCATTGAGGCGCTTATGCAGGACGGCAAAGCACTGCAGGCGGGTACCTCCCATTTCCTTGGACAGAATTTTGCTAAAGCATTCGATGTTAAGTTCGCCACTAAAGACGGCGGACTGGAGCATGTGTGGGGAACTTCATGGGGAGTCAGTACGCGGCTTATGGGAGCTCTCATCATGGCACATTCTGATGATGATGGTCTGGTGTTACCTCCAAAGCTAGCCCCTATACAGGTAGTGATCGTGCCTATTTACAGAAGTGAAGAACAGGCGGCTGCCATATCCGAAAAGGCGAATGAGCTGAAGAAGCAACTGCAGGATGCCGGATTCTCTGTGAAGTATGATGATCGCGATACGCATAAACCAGGGTTTAAATTTGCTGAGTATGAGCAAAAGGGAGTGCCAGTACGCATTGCAATCGGACCTAAGGATCTTGAGAAGAATACGATAGAAGTGGCCCGCCGTGATACAAAAGAGAAATCTTTTTTTAGCCTGGAAAATGACCTTGTAGCTCATGTTAAAGGGCTGATGGAAGATATCCAGCAAAACATATATAAGAAGGCCTTTGACTTCAGGGAGGAAAATACCCGTAAGGCAGATACCTATGATGAGTTCAAAGCTCTGCTGGATGAAAAAGGCGGCTTTATCCTGGCTCACTGGGACGGCTCTGCTGAGACAGAGGAAAAAATAAAAGAAGAAACCAAAGCCACTATTCGCTGCATACCTCTTGAAGCACCGGAGGAAGAAGGAGCTTGTATCTACTCAGGCAAGCCTTCGGGCAGGAGGGTAGTATTTGCCCGTGCCTACTAG
- a CDS encoding OmpP1/FadL family transporter, which translates to MKNIKKLMIISLGVLCPVLGMAQDVIDNALTFSNTSSWGTARSRGLGGVGYSFGGDISTINLNPAGLGFYNRSDFSITPAVDFLDTDANYLNNSSNANLSRFNIGNIGVAINSADLGNGWYSGTFGFSVDRINNFSRDIAYSGLNPEDSFVEYAYFGALDGEDSYLIDLAFDTFILETVTNSNGDQVDTTYIAPPTEEFPVQQSEYIERRGGQYRYSLAYGANYEDKLYVGLSVGFHSIDYEQLRTYSEIHTETELDQLTLTEYLDIRGSGVDFSAGIIYRPIESLTIGVRGKTPTWYTIEENFETTLIADFLFPTQESFDQTYLFNPYEYNLRTPAEIGGGVTYFFGNYGFLSVDADYKNYSSINLSGAGADPFRFENEEIDLIAQNALNIRAGGEVRLDPFRIRLGYAHYGDPTEGVDDLDRSRTEFSGGVGFRAETFYVDFALTQTNYNSAITPYPLPETLSNNFATFENKRLTASITAGFTF; encoded by the coding sequence ATGAAGAATATTAAAAAGCTTATGATCATAAGCCTGGGAGTCCTTTGCCCGGTGCTGGGCATGGCCCAGGATGTGATCGATAATGCCTTGACATTTAGCAATACCAGTTCATGGGGTACGGCCCGTTCGAGAGGCCTTGGAGGAGTAGGTTATTCATTTGGAGGCGATATCAGCACCATAAACCTAAACCCTGCAGGCCTGGGCTTCTATAACCGCAGCGACTTCAGTATCACTCCTGCGGTGGATTTCCTTGATACAGATGCCAATTATCTTAACAACTCTTCTAATGCAAACCTGAGCCGGTTCAATATCGGTAACATTGGCGTGGCGATTAACAGTGCAGACCTGGGAAATGGCTGGTACTCTGGCACGTTTGGATTTAGCGTGGATCGCATCAATAATTTTAGCCGGGATATTGCTTACAGCGGCCTTAATCCGGAAGATAGCTTTGTGGAATACGCCTACTTCGGTGCCCTGGATGGCGAGGATAGCTACCTGATAGATCTGGCATTTGATACGTTTATACTTGAAACCGTTACCAATAGTAACGGCGACCAGGTGGACACAACTTACATTGCACCTCCCACAGAAGAATTTCCTGTACAACAGTCCGAATACATTGAAAGACGCGGCGGGCAGTATCGCTATTCACTAGCCTACGGAGCTAACTATGAGGACAAATTATATGTAGGTTTAAGCGTAGGCTTTCACTCAATAGACTATGAGCAGCTACGTACCTACTCAGAAATACATACTGAAACAGAGCTGGATCAACTCACGCTTACTGAGTATCTGGACATTCGCGGTTCAGGAGTTGACTTCTCAGCAGGCATTATTTACCGCCCGATAGAGTCGCTAACCATTGGGGTAAGGGGTAAAACACCTACATGGTATACTATCGAAGAAAACTTTGAAACGACTCTAATCGCTGACTTCCTTTTCCCAACGCAGGAGTCGTTTGACCAAACTTACCTTTTTAACCCCTATGAATACAATCTGCGTACTCCAGCGGAGATTGGTGGTGGTGTAACGTATTTCTTCGGTAACTATGGCTTTTTATCAGTAGATGCTGATTATAAAAACTATTCATCCATAAACCTTTCAGGAGCAGGGGCCGATCCTTTCAGATTTGAAAATGAAGAAATAGACCTGATCGCACAGAATGCACTGAATATCAGAGCTGGGGGTGAAGTAAGGTTAGACCCGTTCCGTATCCGGCTTGGATATGCCCACTACGGAGACCCTACTGAGGGAGTGGATGACCTGGACCGTTCACGTACTGAGTTTAGCGGAGGGGTAGGCTTCAGGGCAGAAACATTTTATGTTGACTTTGCTCTGACTCAAACCAATTATAACTCGGCCATAACTCCTTATCCTTTACCTGAAACGCTGAGTAATAACTTTGCTACTTTTGAAAACAAGCGCCTTACAGCTTCAATTACCGCAGGTTTTACTTTCTAA